atgggggagaggggaaaggtaggtagaggtagtcccctgtgcaagcacgaggggtttttttgtagcaggaattactttgtttattaggccacatacccctgatgtagccaatacccctggtgtagacaattatgcatgggatagagaaggtagagaaagaaatacttttctcctattctcacaatacaagaactcatgggcattcaatgaaattgctgagcagtcaggttagaactgataaaaggaagtacttcttcactcaaagggtgattaacatgtggaattcactgtcacaggaggtggtggtggctgcaagcatagatagcttcaagggggaaatggataagcatatggagcagagttccatcagtggctatagccacattgttggaactctctgtctggggcagtgatgctctgtatttttggtgcctgcaggggagggcacagtggaagggcttctagccccactggcggATCTCTTGATggtacttggtttttttggccactgtgtgacacagagtgttggactggatgggccattggcctgatccaacatggcttctcttatgatcttatgtaatcctcctggagcttacagtaggccctgtactaagagctctgtaagctcttggaggattggctacatcaggaggtgtggcctaatatggaaaggagttcctgctacaaaaaaagccctggcaagcaccgagtcattactgactcaTAGGGTGACGTCAcctcatgatgttttcttggcagacttttatcgGAATTTTTATGGAAAGATTTTATGAAGTGGCAGATAAATGTTTGCAACAAGAGAATAGATTGTCTCGCTCGTCCTGTCAAGGACAAATTGAAACCACAAGTGAGCCACCAATCATTATTCCTCTTGTTTTATCCCTTTAAACAGCAAGCCCTGATCTCACGGGCAGTGGATCCCTGCAGAAACCACATCCCAAGCTGGAAGGCGGGCCTTGGAAGCCAGGCCACGGAGCTCACCGGTGCAGCTAGGGCTTCACGACATCAATGGCTGTCAAGGCCACCGACGTCTTTCGGAAAAGGTCCAGGATAGGCTTTTTGGGGACCTTCATCGTTGTGCATCCAAAGCCGCTGAGTCCCCAGCTGGTAAAAGGTAGCCTGTCTTTGCACAGGGTCCACTTGTTGGCCCCCAGTTCCCAGTAGTAAACGGTGTTGTAATATTGCTCCTCATTCTCGCCTTCGAGCTCATTGTACAAATAAGTATTCTCTCCTCCCAGGACATAGATCCGCTGCTTCCAGCGCACCACGGCAGCACCTGCCAGGTCTATCGGCAGCCGGGGGATATGTACACCCTTGTCCAACTTCCCATTTTCCCGCAGGAAGAAGCACCTCCGGCTGCAGTGTAAGTTTCCCGAGTCAGGCCACCGCTCGTTATGGTGCCTCACTCTGCCCCGGAAGTAGCCTCCAATCACATAGATCCCGTTGTTCATGGCTACCGCGCCAGACCAATAGCATTCTTTATCCATGAGAACTTGGCTCCACAGGCCCGTGCTGATATCGTAGATCAGGATCTTCCGCGAGGCATACCACGTGCCCAAGGAATCCGTTACCCCACCGATCAGGTAGAGCCTGTTCCTGAAAGACACGGAGGCAAAGTGGCTGAGCGCAAAAGGCATCCTGGCGATAGGCGTCCAGGTCTTCTCCAACAAGTCAAAGCTCTCGGCCGTGTTGAGGTAATCTTCGTATCTACACCAGCCTCCCATGGCAAAGAGCTTTTGACCACAAGCCAGAAACCCGTGGGATGCCCGGGCCACGGACATAGATGGGAGCTGAGTCCAGCGACCTCTCAAGGGGCAGTATTCGTGCAAAGTATCCGAATAGGTGTCGTCGGTGTGGACTCCTCCTGTGACATACAACTTATCATCCACGGCGACACAACGGGCACAGTAGAGGCATTTCAAAAGAGGCAGCTTTTCCCAAGTCTCCGTTTGCGGGTCAAAGCAGGCGACTTGGAAGTCCTTGGTCTTCAGCTCGGGTCCCTCCATACTGAAGAGGTCTACACACACGATGCAGGTGCTGTACATCCCCTGCCTCAAGCCCCTGCTCTCTTGGAGCCTCTCTTGCCAGTTGAGGCGCTTCCACCTCAGACGGAGGTTCTGGCAGCAGGACAACTCAGACTGTACCTCCCTCAGCTCTTCCTGGGTCAGCAACGGGAGGCGGACATGACTTAGCAGCAGCCCAAGCAATGGGAGACGGCTTGTTCCCTGAGCTTTCACCCACCTCCACACAGCCCGGTAGACCACGAGTTCAGAAGCGACAACCAGGCTATCCCAGGAGATGATGCTGATCACCGTGCTGGGGTTCAAGTTGAGAAAGCTTTGGTCTTCCACCGACAGTCGTCTGAATAGCCAGAGAACCAGGTTCTTGGCTTGGTGGAAGAGAGCTTCGTCACCATGCGCGTAGCCCAATTCGTACAGTCTGAGGCAGTTCTCCCTGGAAATCCGCTCTAAGAGAAACCTTGGGAGGAAAGAATGGGAACAAATGATGCTGCTGCTTATGTGACAAAGGCCAATCCTGATTCCCCAAAACATCAAGGACCAACTTACGTGATGGTTTATTTGGAACCCCCAGCTGCATACATCCACAGTAAGAAATTCCCCCCAAGAAGCTC
The Heteronotia binoei isolate CCM8104 ecotype False Entrance Well chromosome 18, APGP_CSIRO_Hbin_v1, whole genome shotgun sequence genome window above contains:
- the LOC132587337 gene encoding kelch-like protein 4 → MLLAAINPYFRAMFSSSFRESREGQVLLEDMDPAIFQTVVDYYYTEEIELVPETVQDLYVAASRLQILPLLESCSRFLLERISRENCLRLYELGYAHGDEALFHQAKNLVLWLFRRLSVEDQSFLNLNPSTVISIISWDSLVVASELVVYRAVWRWVKAQGTSRLPLLGLLLSHVRLPLLTQEELREVQSELSCCQNLRLRWKRLNWQERLQESRGLRQGMYSTCIVCVDLFSMEGPELKTKDFQVACFDPQTETWEKLPLLKCLYCARCVAVDDKLYVTGGVHTDDTYSDTLHEYCPLRGRWTQLPSMSVARASHGFLACGQKLFAMGGWCRYEDYLNTAESFDLLEKTWTPIARMPFALSHFASVSFRNRLYLIGGVTDSLGTWYASRKILIYDISTGLWSQVLMDKECYWSGAVAMNNGIYVIGGYFRGRVRHHNERWPDSGNLHCSRRCFFLRENGKLDKGVHIPRLPIDLAGAAVVRWKQRIYVLGGENTYLYNELEGENEEQYYNTVYYWELGANKWTLCKDRLPFTSWGLSGFGCTTMKVPKKPILDLFRKTSVALTAIDVVKP